The window TTTAATTCCCGATTTCAAAGGAGATCATCGAGCGGTCGAGACCGTCGTGCAATCCGGCATTCACGTCCTGAACCACAACGTGGAGACCGTGCCGCGACTTTATAAGAAAGTCAGGCCCGGCTCGGTGTATCAGCGCTCCCTGGATGTTTTGAAGGCCGCGAAGTCGATCCGAGCCGAGGTTCTCACCAAATCCGGCCTGATGCTCGGCGTCGGCGAAACAATGGACGAGGTGATGGCGACATTGAGAGACTTGCGCGACGCCGGTTGCAACATAGTAACGCTCGGCCAATATCTCCAGCCGTCAACAAATCAACTTCCAGTTGACCGTTACGTCACCCCCGACGAGTTTCAGCAGCTCAAAATCGACGCCGACAAACTCGGCTTCCGCCACGTCGAATCGGGGCCCCTCGTGCGCAGCTCCTACCACGCCTGGAGCCACGTAAATTGACTCACGTCAGTGAGTCACCCTGAGCACCTTCGCTTTCTGTCATGCTGATCCGCGGAGCGAAGCATCTATCTTTCACGCTCAGGTTCCGCGAAGGCTCTCGCCGTTTTTCATCATCTCACTTGAACTTCTCTCCTCCACTATTTCTCCCCGATTTCATTGACACAAAAAGCGATTATGGTACGGATTAGGAGGACAATGGCATGA is drawn from Candidatus Binatia bacterium and contains these coding sequences:
- the lipA gene encoding lipoyl synthase; the encoded protein is MPRRHPDWVKVRAPGSPNYLRLKRILRDRKLHTVCEEARCPNIGECWGHNTATFLILGDICTRGCRFCAISKGKPVLLDPEEPRNVALSVKDLGLQHIVVTSVDRDDLPDGGSAHFAKTVFWIKSLNPGIRVEVLIPDFKGDHRAVETVVQSGIHVLNHNVETVPRLYKKVRPGSVYQRSLDVLKAAKSIRAEVLTKSGLMLGVGETMDEVMATLRDLRDAGCNIVTLGQYLQPSTNQLPVDRYVTPDEFQQLKIDADKLGFRHVESGPLVRSSYHAWSHVN